A window of Megalobrama amblycephala isolate DHTTF-2021 unplaced genomic scaffold, ASM1881202v1 scaffold430, whole genome shotgun sequence contains these coding sequences:
- the LOC125261549 gene encoding uncharacterized protein LOC125261549, with protein MGARLTVTVINETPYTWYFATQSNEFTSIDAGCSTSYKEDYYINCYICFRYENHTHESFKYEFNTTNQEYWWEITFTLRETPDRSQIELRCTNDGGSRYCPNYRNIEDEKRRQQEERRRLERLEREQRIQWELDRESELSTLKLSQATEQLREKQSFRSHEQQYKHTQVLHQQIEDDAAVFERDEVTEVEEKFKELLLKYQITKDKEIKQYQIWDRIKTLQNELADQYCKENNLSEWSQFTFDQAIGYNKLSLTEKLTVLEASLQFSPHSSTEDAKDDEDQPLGWEYEKKYDFLFGLVEQLHSTNPTLAEHILSNVLDTISELSPQSREILGQILFNRIWTPTEIMLFIFKNPAIKCDQLDSVLHTAQTYHLECKLVLSALTKENPLLFLQEKRNDKEKDADIILKELCEANCPEKVLVLLKDVLRYIELELPKYELKDLNKEQIADLKGKITSLNLTNPDINILKDVLIGMSIAVQDCSTITTKDNMKIQGYFPRRTQLASLLLLLLAQLTENKGCLLEIGTGEGKSCILAMFATILAIRGTKVDIVTSSPVLARRDQEEWKRFFEMFDITSSVVPPHYSSDYSAQEQEEHFKNAYRQQIVYGTVEVFAADILKQEFEKRTTRGTRTFELVIVDEVDYMTLDNGVQVTFLSHESSGFRHVEQVLSNIWAMISTCQPIEMFETGEIKWATRIQYFHKAVTAAVMGLETSESFSANEILLPGVTLGFFTQEDVEKLHQAESKKENEDYGNENRMSNALSEVMKKLGVSQQYDLVSIFEEVLENTAVFNCYSLENKKAKCFQTREKKCDLNVEMLLLEGGLACEIMSEKLLIDATVSTIKSYIMYSDNPQKATESNNFIVVPAFLKSYVENQLPVFVENALRAVEMSRGREYMIVTSLASEREVAGIHDRDKYNAIIPVDFRASGVLEKNKKWGNGLQQFLEFKHQLAISPISTVTNYMSNFHYFKRYLNGSGIFGVSGTLGGKADRDFLARHYEAQSYTVPAHRHKRVVELPVIQVKGGNDQWIQTICETTWKVAERGQVVLVICEDVKTADELHEKMKEGSRFKAEQITLYTISEKHNIEKEKFCAGRIIIATNLGGRGTDIKVDESVNKCGGLFVLLTHFPQNRRVEKQIFGRTSRKGNPGMVQMVVNFDHLAQPYQGQSVEIMRQLREDYEIKRILKMESDELVEINLKENLFSTFCTLLKEFDRYYTEQEKLDPMRMKLKNIPECFKHRQLKFDYQPAINTLKESWALWLTLHEDDINRHDDFRQLEEDLIRTINKTSGKLLQGESDNFYDHVKQAIVRTDLHCRDKSNNAFGAESYWQKVVNSDPQYKAVALYNQAYITINLSKGNYKADAMKLLEDAKKSIGVYVSEVSNTMVSCNLSVTGNKDQKTDKNNNFQSQMEARMNIFKSWMTYIDNALNKLKELEESNSDAITEDCSVYMLSEEKDFIITNELRSLYDYGLGIVFEVKNKPKFCFDALICFILGAVQVLAGVLVCALTLGTASQFGLGLIAEGVSDMISGIEGMIKGTFDWASWAISKSISIGLSLLTAGFSVIKKSVTSVFKVTKSLLNGTKSFSSVASGFIKSGKAMFTSFKGGIQSGLSTLGKESFKSTMKNMTSSAVVRQNFKAATKYAVQEIGKKSVLTAMNYAVDAALQEVFKKILQSSFQNAVTSSVKQSSDLDQNLVEFISSGIPKAALKKENFKIDQNYEKQVKKSVHMLCEKIIPYLILDCTTAQDVISKLSDVCEAATEIMNKEKQSGVLETAKLALKVAEYITVLCQILGAIPTKEIIQQKFVPELLENISELEKEMPKYDQDERHKLPDVQRLKGELLQIIAQKASEQFISSCSEHITSFMTNTFKKELASKTEEALDKVMCRHKTQCFFDDQREKNRPQGCGTAV; from the exons TTTACAAGCATCGATGCTGGCTGCTCAACATCCTATAAGGAGGACTATTATATCAATTGCTACATCTGCTTCAGATATGAAAATCACACACATGAGAGTTTTAAGTACGAGTTTAACACCACCAACCAGGAATACTGGTGGGAAATCACTTTTACCTTAAGGGAAACCCCCGACCGTTCCCAGATTGAGTTGCGCTGCACCAATGACGGTGGCTCTCGTTACTGTCCCAACTACA GAAATATTGAGGATGAAAAACGGAGACAGCAAGAGGAGAGAAGACGTCTGGAACGTTTGGAACGTGAGCAAAGGATTCAGTGGGAGCTGGACCGAGAGAGTGAATTGTCCACACTAAAGCTTTCTCAAGCAACTGAGCAACTTCGTGAAAAACAGAGCTTCAGAAGTCACGAGCAACAATATAAACACACGCAAGTTCTCCATCAGCAAATAGAAGACGACGCTGCTGTGTTTGAGAGGGACGAG GTTACTGAGGTTGAAGAAAAATTCAAAGAGCTTTTGTTAAAGTACCAAATCACAAAAGATAAAGAGATAAAGCAGTACCAGATTTGGGACAGGATTAAGACGCTCCAGAATGAACTTGCAGATCAATACTGTAAAGAAAACAACCTTTCAGAATGGTCTCAGTTTACCTTTGATCAAGCTATAGGATATAACAAACTGTCTCTTACAGAGAAGCTCACAGTTCTCGAGGCATCTCTACAGTTCAGTCCGCACAGTAGCACTGAAGATGCTAAAGATGATGAAGATCAGCCGCTTGGCTGGGAGTATGAGAAAAAGTATGACTTTCTCTTTGGTTTGGTGGAGCAGCTTCATTCCACAAATCCAACTTTGGCAGAACACATTTTATCAAATGTACTTGATACGATCTCAGAGCTTTCACCACAAAGTAGGGAGATTTTGGGTCAAATATTGTTCAACAGAATCTGGACACCAACAGAAATAATGctctttattttcaaaaatccagCTATCAAATGTGATCAACTCGATTCAGTTCTCCACACAGCACAAACCTACCACCTGGAATGCAAACTTGTTCTATCTGCTCTTACGAAAGAAAACCCCTTATTGTTTCTTCAAGAAAAAAGGAATGACAAGGAAAAAGATGCTGATATAATTCTAAAGGAACTTTGTGAAGCAAACTGCCCAGAGAAAGTCTTGGTGCTGCTGAAGGATGTGCTTAGATACATAGAGTTGGAACTGCCAAAATATGAATTGAAGGACCTTAACAAAGAACAAATTGCTGATTTAAAAGGGAAGATAACATCCCTTAATCTTACAAACCCAGATATCAACATTCTGAAAGACGTATTAATTGGAATGTCAATAGCAGTGCAAGACTGCTCAACAATCACCACAAAAGACAACATGAAGATTCAAGGCTATTTTCCAAGACGTACACAACTAGCATCTTTGCTTTTGCTCCTCCTGGCACAGCTGACAGAAAATAAAGGATGTCTTCTAGAGATTGGCACAGGTGAGGGCAAGTCATGTATCTTAGCCATGTTTGCAACAATCCTGGCCATTCGTGGAACAAAAGTGGACATTGTGACAAGCTCTCCAGTTCTTGCCCGACGAGACCAAGAAGAGTGGAAAcgtttttttgaaatgtttgacATCACCTCATCTGTAGTACCTCCACATTACTCAAGTGACTATTCAGCACAGGAACAAgaggaacattttaaaaatgcttacAGGCAACAAATAGTATATGGCACAGTGGAAGTCTTTGCTGCAGACATACTTAAACAGGAATTTGAGAAGAGGACTACTCGCGGTACAAGGACATTTGAGCTTGTAATAGTGGATGAAGTGGACTACATGACCTTAGATAATGGAGTTCAAGTAACATTCTTGTCCCATGAATCTAGTGGATTTAGGCATGTGGAGCAAGTGCTTTCCAACATATGGGCTATGATTTCTACTTGTCAACCAATTGAAATGTTTGAAACGGGGGAGATAAAATGGGCAACGAGGATACAGTACTTTCATAAAGCTGTAACAGCCGCCGTTATGGGGCTGGAAACATCAGAAAGCTTTTCCGCAAACGAGATCTTGCTACCTGGAGTGACTTTGGGGTTCTTCACCCAGGAGGATGTTGAAAAGTTACATCAAGCTGAGagcaagaaagaaaatgaagatTATGGGAATGAGAACAGAATGTCTAATGCATTATCTGAAGTCATGAAGAAACTTGGAGTTTCACAACAGTATGATCTTGTGAGTATATTTGAGGAGGTCTTGGAAAACACTGCAGTGTTTAATTGCTATTCTTTAGAGAACAAGAAAGCCAAATGTTTTCAAACTCGGGAAAAAAAATGTGACCTTAATGTTGAAATGCTACTGCTGGAAGGAGGACTAGCATGTGAAATCATGTCTGAGAAATTGCTCATTGATGCTACTgtaagcacaataaagtcataTATCATGTACTCAGATAACCCTCAAAAAGCCACAGAATCCAACAACTTCATTGTTGTTCCTGCTTTCTTGAAAAGCTATGTTGAGAATCAGTTACCAGTTTTTGTTGAGAATGCACTAAGGGCTGTTGAGATGTCACGGGGCCGGGAATACATGATTGTCACCTCACTGGCCTCTGAAAGAGAAGTTGCTGGCATCCATGACAGAGACAAGTATAATGCAATCATTCCAGTGGACTTCAGAGCGAGCGGTGTGCTGGAGAAAAACAAGAAGTGGGGGAATGGTCTGCAACAATTTTTGGAGTTCAAGCACCAACTTGCAATTTCACCAATATCCACTGTGACAAATTACATGTCAAATTTCCATTATTTTAAAAGGTATCTCAATGGGAGTGGTATATTTGGTGTTTCTGGTACTTTAGGAGGTAAGGCAGATCGGGACTTTCTGGCAAGACATTATGAAGCACAGAGCTACACTGTACCTGCACATCGCCATAAAAGGGTGGTGGAGCTTCCAGTCATCCAGGTGAAAGGTGGGAATGACCAATGGATCCAGACTATTTGTGAAACTACATGGAAAGTAGCAGAGAGAGGACAAGTTGTCTTGGTAATTTGTGAAGATGTTAAAACAGCAGATGAACtacatgagaaaatgaaagaggGCAGCAGATTCAAGGCAGAACAGATTACTCTGTACACAATCAGTGAGAAGCACAACATTGAAAAAGAGAAATTCTGTGCAGGCAGAATCATCATTGCTACAAATCTCGGAGGACGAGGGACTGACATAAAGGTTGATGAAAGTGTGAATAAGTGTGGTGGTCTTTTTGTTCTTCTTACTCACTTCCCACAAAACCGAAGAGTCGAGAAACAAATATTTGGTCGTACGTCTCGAAAAGGCAATCCTGGGATGGTCCAGATGGTTGTGAACTTTGATCATCTCGCACAACCTTACCAAGGTCAGTCTGTAGAAATTATGCGCCAGCTAAGAGAGGACTATGAAATTAAACGAATCCTCAAAATGGAAAGTGATGAGCTGGTTGAAATAAACCTAAAGGAAAATCTGTTCTCCACATTTTGCACATTGCTGAAGGAGTTTGATAGGTATTACACAGAGCAAGAAAAACTGGACCCCATGCGAATGAAGCTCAAAAATATACCTGAATGCTTTAAACATCGTCAGCTCAAGTTTGATTATCAGCCAGCCATCAACACTTTGAAAGAATCTTGGGCCTTGTGGTTGACCCTTCACGAGGATGACATCAATAGACATGATGACTTCAGACAACTTGAAGAAGACCTTATCAggacaataaacaaaacaagTGGAAAGCTGCTGCAAGGAGAAAGTGATAATTTCTACGATCATGTCAAACAGGCAATTGTAAGAACTGATCTACACTGCCGTGATAAATCCAACAATGCCTTTGGAGCTGAATCCTATTGGCAAAAAGTTGTTAACTCTGACCCCCAGTACAAGGCTGTGGCACTCTATAACCAGGCATACATCACCATCAACCTCAGTAAGGGTAACTATAAAGCAGATGCTATGAAACTGCTGGAAGATGCAAAGAAATCAATTGGCGTCTATGTCTCAGAAGTCTCAAACACAATGGTCTCATGTAACTTATCAGTCACTGGTAACAAAGATCagaaaacagacaaaaacaacaactttcaGAGTCAAATGGAGGCCAGAATGAACATATTTAAGTCTTGGATGACGTACATTGATAATGCATTGAATAAACTTAAAGAGCTGGAGGAAAGCAACAGTGATGCCATTACAGAGGACTGTTCAGTCTACATGCTGTCTGAAGAAAAGGACTTCATCATCACTAATGAGCTGAGATCATTATACGACTATGGCCTGGGTATTGTTTTTGAGGTGAAAAACAAGCCCAAGTTTTGCTTTGATGCTTTGATATGTTTCATACTCGGGGCTGTACAGGTTCTCGCTGGGGTTCTTGTTTGTGCGCTGACACTTGGAACAGCCAGCCAGTTTGGACTGGGCCTGATTGCAGAAGGAGTGTCTGACATGATCAGTGGAATAGAGGGGATGATAAAGGGCACGTTTGATTGGGCATCATGGGCAATATCTAAGAGTATCAGCATCGGGCTTTCTTTACTAACGGCTGGCTTTAGCGTTATCAAGAAATCAGTTACTTCAGTGTTTAAAGTGACAAAAAGTCTCCTCAATGGTACAAAGTCTTTCTCTTCTGTTGCATCTGGATTCATTAAATCAGGAAAGGCAATGTTTACTTCATTTAAAGGTGGCATTCAGTCTGGTTTATCAACCCTCGGTAAAGAATCTTTTAAGTCTACAATGAAAAACATGACATCTTCAGCAGTGGTCAGACAAAACTTCAAAGCTGCAACTAAATATGCAGTTCAGGAAATCGGGAAAAAGTCTGTGCTCACTGCCATGAACTACGCAGTTGATGCAGCACTCCAGGAAGTATTTAAGAAGATTTTACAAAGCAGCTTTCAGAATGCTGTTACTTCATCAGTGAAGCAAAGCAGTGACCTGGATCAGAATCTAGTTGAATTCATCAGCTCAGGCATTCCGAAAGCTGCCTTGAAAAAAGAGAATTTCAAGATTGACCAGAATTATGAGAAGCAAGTTAAAAAGTCAGTTCACATGCTCTGCGAAAAGATAATTCCTTACCTCATACTGGACTGTACCACAGCACAGGATGTTATCAGCAAACTCTCTGATGTGTGTGAAGCAGCAACAGAGATTATGAATAAAGAGAAACAGTCAGGTGTGCTTGAAACGGCAAAGCTGGCTCTGAAAGTAGCCGAGTACATAACAGTTCTCTGTCAAATATTGGGTGCCATACCAACAAAGGAGATAATACAACAGAAATTTGTTCCTGAATTACTGGAGAACATCAGTGAGCTTGAGAAAGAAATGCCAAAGTATGACCAAGATGAACGGCACAAATTACCTGATGTTCAACGCCTTAAAGGAGAACTTCTACAGATTATCGCTCAGAAGGCTTCTGAGCAATTCATCAGTTCCTGTTCTGAACATATAACTTCTTTCATGACCAACACATTTAAGAAAGAGTTGGCCAGTAAGACAGAAGAGGCATTAGACAAAGTCATGTGCAGACATAAGACTCAGTGTTTCTTTGATGAccaaagagaaaaaaacaggCCACAAGGATGTGGAACAGCTGTCTGA